The nucleotide sequence ttgccgtaaTACTCGCTCTCGCATTCCTTGCGATCACTCTGCGCACGGGCCAGCTTCCAcaactccatgtctgagagcggcctcttcaacttgtcctcctgcaacgtcaaacagaagttagccatacataaaaACATGacggtaaaaagaagaaaaagaatacatcatgcatatagatataccttcatggccttgaagccccagtggttcctgttttcACGGTTAGCACGGTTCTTACtactcttggcagcaaactctgcattgTCACCGAGCCATTTATCCACCAAAATCACCCATCCATCATTCTTTCCGAAGCACCACTTAGGAATAACCACCTAAAATAATGGAAGCATGACATGTCATGTATCATATATATCATTCGTTATTGGGTATACATATCTCCTCACGGCCAGATTTATTATTTCGCAAACATCATGTCTACTCCTCGGCTCTAATATTCAAGGGAGGGATGCTCTGCGCGTTGTTGAACACGTTGCCAGGATCGACCACCGTCTTAGCACGGACCAGCCGGTCGAAGTTCCCTCCGAAGTACGCCTCCCCCCAGGACGACCTCGCACGAGCCACCGCCTGCGCGGACGAGCCACCGGCAGCCTGCGTCCAGTTGTTCACGCCCAGATCGAGATCGAGGTAGTTCACGTACGCAGCGCGGGGATCCTTGGACACGTAGGGGGCCATGAACTTGTAGAACGACCTGAGCCATCCGATGAACTCCTCCGCGCGGGCCACCTCCGACCGGTTCCAGCTGACGCCGTACTGGATGCTGTACAGGTTGCCGGCGCGGTGCGGGAACGGCGTCTCGGCGCTACGGACCCGCGCCATGGCGCCGCCGTAGGGGTCCAGCTGGATGGACCCGGTCGGCCCGGTCGACAGATGCCGGACGATCTCGGCCATGTCGTTCCTCCAGATCGGTGCCTGCACGTAGTCGGACTTGCTCTTGGAGTACTGCTTTGGCTGGCGCCGCCGGTTCGGCAGGTCCTCCACCGTGCTCAGACCGGCGAACTTGGCCGTCGACTCGACCCAGCTCATTTCTGAGAGGTGCCGCTCGGTCAAACCTAGCTCAGGAAAGCTTTGGCTGAGAACCGACAACGCATGGTCTTTTGACGCAAGCACTTGACCGGTGAAGGAGATGGAGACGTTGCCGTCCGTCGACCCGGTTGGAGCATACACGGAGAGATAAAACTCGTCCGGTAGATTGGGCCCGACATACTGCCACCTGTGAAGCAGCCCGGCTATGAGCTCGACCGGACCGGTCCGGCCGACGGTGAACGCGGTGACGTTGCGAGGAACCGGAACGAGCCGGAGCTTCCAAGCGTACACCACACcccagctcccgccgccgccgcctcggatcgCCCAGAACACGTCGTCGCCCATTGAGCTCCGGTCAAGGACTCTGCCGTCCGGAGTGATGACCGCCGCATCCAGCACGTTGTCGGCGGCAAGCCCAAACTTCCGGGACAGAAGCCCGAACCCGCCGCCGGAGACGTGCCCCCCTAGACCAGTGGTCGACCCCGACCCGGCTGGGAATGCTAAGGAGTAGCTCGACCGCCCCACGGCGTAGTACAACTCGCCCAACGTCGCTCCCGATTCGGCCCAGGCCGTGGCCGAGCCCGGCTCGACCCGGACGCGGTTCAGGTTCGCGAGGTCGACCAGCACGAAGGGCACGTGGTTCTCCGTGGTGTAGGACAGCCCCTCGTAGCTGTGCCCGCCGCTACGCACGCGGATCGCAAGCGATCTGGCGCGTGCGCACAGGATGGCTCGCCGCAGGTCATCCCTCGACTCCGGGAGGACAATGGCGGCGGGCCCGGCGACGTTCGGGAGCGTGAACCGGAGGTTGAAGATGGAGGAGTGGAGCAACCCGGCGTAGCCCGGTGATGTGGGCACGGAGAAGTTGCTGACGCCGTTGGAGACGAGGCAGGAGGAGAAGTTGCTCGCTGTGGCCGCCGCGCCGGAGCATGGGCTCCGATGAAGTGACAAGAGGAGGCAGACCAGCTGGAGGAGAGTCGTCGCAATGGAACGCATTGTCTTTTGGTGAGATGGAGAGATGCTCGTTGGTTTGTGTCTGGATTGAAAATGGTTGTAGTTTAGTAGTTAGTTTCCATGGAAGTTTGGCAATAAATCAAGCTACTTCGTCAAGGACGGCGGTGCTTACTGCCATTGTGATATACCATATGGCATATGCTCTCATTGGATTTGCCTCCCTGGGTATTGAAATGCCTAAacaagatcttcagaaggagagcACTGTTTACTGTTTAGTGGCATGGGAGCAAGTTTGTTGACCCGTGGAGTTTGGGGACCTTGGGATTCATAACCTTCATCAAATAACTTAATCATGCCTTGCGCATCCGATGGATCTGGGAGAAAAAAATCAACTAGTTCCAGAGTGTGGGCTGGGCTCCCTATGCAGATTCGTAGCACTGAAAAAAGTATAAAAAGGCAGAGAATTATCTCGCTAACAAAATCCGTATAAAATCTCTTGTTAATAGCATGCTAATAGAATAATTTAATAGGTGGCGTTATTTTGTATAGCTCACTATTTTTTTTCTTGAATTTTCCAGTGAGGTGTGCTCGTGGCTTCTTGTGAGACTCTGGATAGGAAGATTGCCATAACTTAATTTTACGGGCTCACCCCCTCCCCCGGGTTTAGCTTCTTTTCCGATGCTTGGGACCCGTCCCAGCGGATCTCCCGAGCTGACATGGAACTGCTATCTACCCCTCTGTCCCATGAGGAGATTCATGCGGTAATCTTCTCGTCTAAATCCAACTCAACTCTGGGGCCAGATggcttctctatcttgtttttcaAGAAGTTTTGGACTCTCCTGAAACCACTTATTTACTCTATCTGCCTGGGTTTCTGCCTACATACAGTGGACTTATCGTGTCTTAAATACACTTCTTTAACACTGATTCCCAAGGTCAAGGGAGCTGACCAGATTCGCCTCTTTAGGCTAATAGCGTTGATCAACACTATTGCGAAATTCCCCTCCAAAGCATTTGCCACTAAACTTTCTCCCATTGCTCATAAACTTATCAGTCCCACGCAAACTGCCTTCATCCGAGGCAGATTCATCCTGGATGGCATTATGGTGCTACATGAGCTTCTGCACGAGCTCCACGCTAAGAATAAGAAGGTTGTCGTCCTTAAACTAGACTTCAAGAAGGCGTATGATTGCGTGCGCTGGCCCTTCCTTCAGAAGATCCTCTTGACTGGCTGCTGCGCGCCGTCGTCACAAACGTCTACACCACCCAGTCCTCACCACCAACGTCATCATCAACAACACAGCCGCCCCTACAACAGCCTGGACTACTTCATCGAAGAATGATTAATATGTGCACCGTGATATGATCTTGTCTCTGATTATGATAGTTGTTGCATCTGCGATGCTGATGTGTCGATTATCTAGTATGCTAGAACTTTGTATGCTAATTACTATTCTAGTcttgaattatttattgaaattatcattaatttacataatattccaacaatccaaaaaccttatggtATGCAATTTCCTTAGTTAACTATGGCTGGTTTTGCGGATGCACTGAGGCTGGATAAatttaccggtgtgcactttaagaggtgtAAGGTGAAGTCCATGCTCGGGCGTGCTGGTTTGAAAGTTTTTAATGTTAGTGTTGGCATGAGAGAGGGAACAACTGATGAAGATCAAAGAAAGTTTCAAGAAGCCAATACTATGTgtgtgggatgcattctgagtgttcttgctggCCATCTATGTGATGTGTATATGCACATACAAGATGGGATGATACTGTGGGATGCACTGAACGCTACATGATGGAGAGTTTCCacgactacaagatggtgaataaccgttctaTAGGTTAACAAGCTCATGATATAGAATGCATTATGAAGGAGCCGGAACTCCTTAAGTGTGATTTATGCAACAAATTCGTAGctaggtgcatgattgcaaagttgcctccttcattGAGAAATTTTGCCACTACTCTGAAACATAAGAGACATGAGATATCAGCTAAAAACCTaattgcatctcttgatgttgaagagaaaaCTCGGCCTAAACACACCACTGAGAAAGCATGTGAGGTTCAGCCTACCGCCAATATGGTGTAGAGGTACCCACAAAACAAGAATAAAGGGAAGAACAAGCATGTaaagactactaccttcaagaagaagaagttgaacaaggctgagctagagtgctacacctgtggaaaacccggacactttTCCAAGGAACTCCCAGAACGTGCATACTGCAGAGGGAAAATGATCTCCAAGACTGTCAACTTGGTGACtgctagcaatactgatgggtatggtaatttacttATTGttctttcagtatttcaatcatcttctTGGTGTATTGATTCGGGTGCTAACATCCACATGTGTGCTGGCGTCTCTTTGTTCACTTCTTATCAGGTCGCACGAGATATTCTTACGTCCTGATGGGGAATGGGTCATATGCTTCTGTTTTGTGGCATTGTCATGGTGGATCTGAAGTTCACTTCAGGGAAGATCGTGCAGCTAAGCAACATGAAGTATGTCCCTACTATGAACATGAATCTAGTTAGCAACTCCCTTCTATGCCGAGATGGGTTTAAGGTATTTTAAGAGCTGAATAAAAGCAATAATGTCGACATATGGACAATTTATAGGCAAAGGCTATGAGAGCGAAGGATTGTTGTGACTTTTCCTTTTGAATATTTGCAATAAGTCAGTAAACAAAATTTGTGCTAGAGTTATGATGCAAGTGTTTGGCACTCTCATTTATGTCACATTAATTTTGGTTTAGTGTCTTGGCTATCTAGTATGATTTTAATAAGTTTCACTATTgacaaaggttctaagtgccatagttgaGCACAAATaaagcaacctcgaaagcctcacatggctggcgaggagagaaacttggcacatctagaactcatacattctgaccAATGTGAAATGAATGTCAGTTGACAAatggtggaaagagatatttcatgacgttgattgatgatgTGACTAGATTTTGTTATGTTTGTT is from Triticum aestivum cultivar Chinese Spring chromosome 3A, IWGSC CS RefSeq v2.1, whole genome shotgun sequence and encodes:
- the LOC123058818 gene encoding reticuline oxidase-like, translating into MRSIATTLLQLVCLLLSLHRSPCSGAAATASNFSSCLVSNGVSNFSVPTSPGYAGLLHSSIFNLRFTLPNVAGPAAIVLPESRDDLRRAILCARARSLAIRVRSGGHSYEGLSYTTENHVPFVLVDLANLNRVRVEPGSATAWAESGATLGELYYAVGRSSYSLAFPAGSGSTTGLGGHVSGGGFGLLSRKFGLAADNVLDAAVITPDGRVLDRSSMGDDVFWAIRGGGGGSWGVVYAWKLRLVPVPRNVTAFTVGRTGPVELIAGLLHRWQYVGPNLPDEFYLSVYAPTGSTDGNVSISFTGQVLASKDHALSVLSQSFPELGLTERHLSEMSWVESTAKFAGLSTVEDLPNRRRQPKQYSKSKSDYVQAPIWRNDMAEIVRHLSTGPTGSIQLDPYGGAMARVRSAETPFPHRAGNLYSIQYGVSWNRSEVARAEEFIGWLRSFYKFMAPYVSKDPRAAYVNYLDLDLGVNNWTQAAGGSSAQAVARARSSWGEAYFGGNFDRLVVIPKWCFGKNDGWVILVDKWLGDNAEFAAKSSKNRANRENRNHWGFKAMKEDKLKRPLSDMELWKLARAQSDRKECESEYYGKTEEHLETYKEFEKLHLPGPDAPHAYKAFVELRNLNVREYLQRVKANKDYNRQMMAAMLASCTNCTDQPQMGPAPSPAGEPPHVSTFDEWVALGSETPGTGGSTPVTPLCQGGAGLGGAHDDDTRLG